A genomic window from Elaeis guineensis isolate ETL-2024a chromosome 3, EG11, whole genome shotgun sequence includes:
- the LOC105041618 gene encoding uncharacterized protein isoform X1, giving the protein MEFASLPRIPLLASSQCLNPSLNCHHPSLPLQQYPSSSSSSSLRARCFGSLDPRRSLDLFSISFAGNILWSSPTAPVSRRLASISRSVAIPDSGGGGDGEGGSKEVPALGPDVIVLQVGGMSCGGCVASVKRILESQPQVSSATVSLETETAFVWTVPEVKVTQDWQHQLGEKLANHLTSCGFKSGFRGQGHAVGKIQSQGQ; this is encoded by the exons ATGGAGTTCGCCTCTCTTCCCAGAATACCCCTCCTCGCCTCCTCCCAATGCCTCAACCCCTCCCTCAATTGCCACCACCCCAGTCTCCCTTTGCAACAAtacccttcctcctcctcctcttcctccttgaGAGCCCGATGCTTTGGGAGTCTCGACCCCCGGAGATCCCTCGATCTCTTCTCCATCTCCTTCGCCGGAAATATACTCTGGAGCTCCCCTACGGCTCCAGTGTCGAGGAGACTCGCCTCCATCTCGAGATCCGTGGCCATCCCCGATTCCGGCGGGGGCGGCGACGGAGAGGGGGGGTCCAAAGAGGTCCCGGCTTTGGGACCTGATGTGATCGTTCTCCAAGTCGGA GGTATGTCTTGTGGTGGATGCGTTGCAAGCGTGAAGCGCATCTTGGAAAGCCAA CCTCAAGTATCTTCTGCCACAGTTAGTCTTGAGACAGAAACAGCATTCGTGTGGACTGTACCTGAAGTCAAGGTTACACAGGATTGGCAGCATCAGTTAGGGGAGAAACTTGCAAACCACTTGACAAGTTGTGGATTTAAGTCTGGCTTTCGAG GACAAGGACATGCAGTTGGAAAGATTCAATCTCAGGGACAATAA
- the LOC105041618 gene encoding uncharacterized protein isoform X2 has translation MEFASLPRIPLLASSQCLNPSLNCHHPSLPLQQYPSSSSSSSLRARCFGSLDPRRSLDLFSISFAGNILWSSPTAPVSRRLASISRSVAIPDSGGGGDGEGGSKEVPALGPDVIVLQVGGMSCGGCVASVKRILESQPQVSSATVSLETETAFVWTVPEVKVTQDWQHQLGEKLANHLTSCGFKSGFRDGFW, from the exons ATGGAGTTCGCCTCTCTTCCCAGAATACCCCTCCTCGCCTCCTCCCAATGCCTCAACCCCTCCCTCAATTGCCACCACCCCAGTCTCCCTTTGCAACAAtacccttcctcctcctcctcttcctccttgaGAGCCCGATGCTTTGGGAGTCTCGACCCCCGGAGATCCCTCGATCTCTTCTCCATCTCCTTCGCCGGAAATATACTCTGGAGCTCCCCTACGGCTCCAGTGTCGAGGAGACTCGCCTCCATCTCGAGATCCGTGGCCATCCCCGATTCCGGCGGGGGCGGCGACGGAGAGGGGGGGTCCAAAGAGGTCCCGGCTTTGGGACCTGATGTGATCGTTCTCCAAGTCGGA GGTATGTCTTGTGGTGGATGCGTTGCAAGCGTGAAGCGCATCTTGGAAAGCCAA CCTCAAGTATCTTCTGCCACAGTTAGTCTTGAGACAGAAACAGCATTCGTGTGGACTGTACCTGAAGTCAAGGTTACACAGGATTGGCAGCATCAGTTAGGGGAGAAACTTGCAAACCACTTGACAAGTTGTGGATTTAAGTCTGGCTTTCGAG ATGGATTTTGGTAG
- the LOC105041617 gene encoding uncharacterized protein: MGSRLGRRVIHFANLPIKLLMPSPPFDSIREIALKTIPSATKVEIRRVLESLYGFEVAEVRTLNMEGKKVKRGPFLAAKPDYKKAYVTLRSPLSLSPDLFPVPLIQEERERIAAAQAKSTPTVVEGEDGGKARRHWLDERREEEDAGGRVRYGGGGGRRRGGGGRGRGAGKKAEEESRFPWSSMRLSSNWSCKFSAVGIYGILVSQWLEYSSYLHKAGFFFINSKMEFELACQLIDSYGWHRLLGSWAIEFYGIHHLFAWIVFLSTTSWFLQEFGYWKMGSV, encoded by the exons atGGGGAGCCGTCTGGGGCGACGGGTGATCCACTTCGCGAACTTGCCGATAAAACTCCTGATGCCGTCGCCGCCCTTCGACTCCATCCGCGAGATCGCCCTCAAGACCATCCCCTCGGCCACCAAGGTCGAGATCCGCCGCGTCCTCGAGTCCCTGTACGGATTCGAAGTCGCCGAGGTCCGCACCCTTAACATGGAGGGCAAGAAGGTCAAGCGCGGACCCTTCCTCGCCGCCAAGCCCGACTACAAGAAGGCCTACGTCACCCTCCggtcgcccctctctctctcccccgatCTTTTCCCCgtacctttgatccaggaggagcGGGAGCGCATCGCCGCCGCGCAGGCCAAGTCCACGCCCACTGTCGTCGAGGGGGAGGACGGCGGAAAGGCCCGGAGGCACTGGCTCGACGAGCGCCGCGAGGAGGAGGACGCGGGTGGGCGCGTGAGGTACGGCGGTGGCGGTGGGAGGCGGAGGGGTGGTGGTGGTCGTGGGCGTGGAGCGGGGAAGAAGGCCGAGGAGGAAAGCAGGTTCCCCTGGAGCAGCATGCGCCTGTCGTCAAA TTGGAGCTGCAAGTTTTCTGCTGTGGGAATATATGGCATTTTGGTGTCACAATGGTTGGAATACTCTTCTTATTTGCACAAGGCTGGATTCTTTTTTATCAACTCGAAAATGGAATTTGAGCTGGCATGCCAACTCATTGATTCATATGGATGGCATAGGCTCCTGGGATCATGGGCTATTGAGTTTTATGGGATCCATCATCTCTTTGCTTGGATAGTTTTCCTTTCTACCACATCCTGGTTTCT ACAGGAATTTGGGTATTGGAAAATGGGATCCGTTTGA